One window of the Flavobacteriaceae bacterium YJPT1-3 genome contains the following:
- a CDS encoding asparagine synthetase B — protein MRIYSNTFKSFFPIRGIRQYLLVLLMALLSTPAMASYILIPMDADGQQNHLKAYGITYWVLSKQQKVQWLLNYRGGSFLLQDTELTRKECQIRGVSFEVISESKGAQILDEISSPSQNMEAVVLEKAPKIAVYTPTSNAPWDDAVTMVLTYAEIPYETVYDKEVLEDDLILYDWLHLHHEDFTGQYGKFYGSYRAAPWYIAEKQAAEALAKELGYDKVSKAKEAVALKIRDYVVGGGFMFAMCSATDSFDIALSAQGVDICEPMFDGDPSDANYQAKLDFQQTFAFTNFQLERSPIVYEFSSIDMTRKRRIPMQTDYFTLKEYSAKWDPVPTMLTQNHTALVKGFMGQTTAYDPEVLKASVLVMGENLTNGEARYIHGIKGKGFFTFYGGHDPEDYQHRVGDPKTELELHPTSPGYRLILNNVLFPAARKKKQKT, from the coding sequence ATGCGTATCTATTCCAATACTTTTAAATCCTTTTTTCCCATCAGGGGTATCCGGCAGTACCTACTGGTACTCTTGATGGCGCTGCTTTCTACGCCTGCAATGGCCTCCTACATTCTCATTCCAATGGATGCCGATGGGCAGCAGAATCACTTAAAAGCCTACGGAATCACGTATTGGGTGTTGAGCAAACAGCAAAAAGTACAATGGCTCTTAAATTACCGTGGCGGCTCTTTTTTACTGCAGGATACGGAGCTTACGCGAAAGGAATGCCAGATCAGAGGGGTGTCTTTTGAGGTCATTTCCGAATCCAAAGGCGCGCAGATCCTTGATGAAATCAGCAGTCCCTCTCAGAATATGGAAGCGGTGGTTCTTGAAAAAGCGCCTAAGATCGCGGTGTACACCCCCACTTCCAATGCACCCTGGGATGATGCGGTCACCATGGTGTTAACCTATGCAGAGATCCCTTACGAGACGGTTTACGATAAGGAGGTGCTGGAGGATGATCTGATTCTTTACGACTGGTTGCACTTGCATCACGAAGACTTTACCGGTCAGTACGGAAAATTTTACGGCAGCTACCGGGCAGCCCCCTGGTACATCGCTGAAAAGCAAGCCGCAGAAGCCCTGGCCAAAGAGTTAGGATACGATAAAGTATCGAAGGCTAAGGAGGCGGTAGCCTTAAAAATCAGAGACTACGTAGTGGGAGGCGGCTTTATGTTTGCGATGTGCAGCGCCACCGATAGCTTTGATATTGCCCTGTCGGCTCAGGGGGTGGACATTTGTGAGCCCATGTTTGACGGCGATCCTTCGGATGCCAACTACCAGGCTAAGCTCGACTTCCAGCAAACTTTCGCATTTACCAATTTTCAACTGGAGCGTTCACCCATCGTCTACGAATTCTCTTCCATCGATATGACCCGCAAACGGCGTATCCCTATGCAAACGGATTATTTTACCCTAAAAGAATACTCGGCCAAATGGGATCCGGTGCCCACCATGCTCACGCAAAACCACACAGCCCTGGTCAAAGGATTTATGGGCCAAACCACCGCTTACGATCCGGAGGTTCTTAAGGCCTCTGTGCTGGTCATGGGAGAAAACCTGACCAATGGAGAAGCACGCTACATTCACGGCATCAAGGGCAAGGGCTTCTTTACCTTTTATGGCGGACATGATCCGGAGGATTACCAGCACCGGGTAGGGGATCCCAAAACGGAACTGGAATTACATCCTACTTCTCCGGGCTATCGTCTCATTCTGAATAATGTGCTCTTTCCTGCGGCACGCAAGAAAAAGCAAAAGACCTGA
- a CDS encoding DUF922 domain-containing protein, protein MRLFLWLAFISGGALTAQERIAWDAYRPLNWSDFQGIADRQVAYVANTASGISHSYEIDQRGFFRKESSVVTANFYPQYSWYKRNRVNAQVLAHERVHFDISEVFARKFRKRIAQFSFSSRSQQEIKQLYQRIERERQQAQADYDRDTQHSINPAQEALWRQKVQLWLREYQDFAR, encoded by the coding sequence ATGCGCTTATTTCTTTGGTTGGCATTCATCTCTGGAGGAGCGCTTACGGCCCAGGAGCGTATCGCCTGGGATGCGTATCGTCCCCTGAACTGGAGCGATTTTCAGGGCATCGCAGATCGCCAGGTCGCCTACGTGGCCAATACGGCCAGTGGTATTAGTCATTCCTATGAGATCGATCAGCGCGGTTTTTTTCGAAAAGAAAGCTCTGTGGTTACGGCTAATTTCTATCCTCAATATTCCTGGTACAAGCGAAATCGAGTCAACGCACAGGTCTTGGCTCACGAACGGGTTCATTTTGATATCTCGGAGGTATTCGCTCGAAAGTTCAGAAAGCGTATCGCCCAGTTTTCCTTTTCTTCACGCTCCCAGCAGGAGATCAAACAACTGTATCAACGCATTGAGCGCGAACGGCAACAGGCTCAGGCAGACTATGACCGTGATACTCAACATTCCATAAATCCCGCACAAGAAGCTTTGTGGAGACAAAAGGTCCAGTTGTGGTTGCGGGAATATCAGGATTTCGCACGCTAA
- a CDS encoding DUF3820 family protein → MDQDHLIELAHYRMPFGKYKNYYLVDIPEAYYTWFRQKGFPEGKLGRLLQEMHEIKINGLEPLVRRVQREFPKK, encoded by the coding sequence ATGGATCAGGACCATCTCATTGAATTGGCACACTACCGCATGCCTTTCGGGAAATACAAAAATTACTACCTGGTCGATATCCCTGAGGCCTACTATACCTGGTTCCGTCAGAAAGGATTCCCGGAGGGTAAATTAGGCCGACTCTTGCAGGAAATGCACGAGATCAAGATCAACGGATTAGAACCCCTTGTACGTCGTGTTCAACGGGAATTTCCAAAGAAATAA
- the xylA gene encoding xylose isomerase — protein MGDTIYFKNIDAIHYEGKDSDNPLAFKYYNPDQVVAGKTMREHFKFAIAYWHTFCGQGADPFGPGTQNFPWDRSSDPLQAAKDKADAAFEFITKMGFDYFCFHDFDLIQEGYTFVESEKRLRTIVDYIKAKKEESGIQLLWGTANCFSNPRYMNGAATNPDFDVVARAGGQVKLALDATMELDGENYVFWGGREGYMSLLNTDLGREQDHMAQFLTMARDYARGQGFKGTFFIEPKPMEPMKHQYDFDATTAIGFLKEYGLDSDFKLNIEVNHATLAQHTFQHELAVAAKAGMLGSIDANRGDYQNGWDTDQFPNNIQETTEAMLIFLEAGGLQGGGVNFDAKIRRNSTDLEDIFYAHIGGADTFARALLAADRILSSSAYKALRQKRYSSFDSGTGKAFEEGKLNLKDLYDIAKDQGEVALRSGKQELFENIINQHL, from the coding sequence ATGGGAGATACCATTTACTTTAAAAATATTGATGCAATTCACTACGAGGGTAAAGATTCAGACAATCCTCTCGCTTTTAAATACTACAATCCCGATCAGGTGGTGGCCGGAAAAACCATGCGTGAACACTTTAAGTTCGCTATCGCCTACTGGCATACCTTCTGCGGTCAGGGTGCCGATCCCTTTGGCCCGGGAACCCAAAATTTTCCCTGGGATCGATCTTCCGATCCCCTGCAGGCAGCCAAAGACAAAGCGGATGCCGCCTTTGAGTTCATTACAAAAATGGGCTTTGATTATTTCTGTTTTCACGATTTTGACCTGATTCAGGAAGGGTATACTTTCGTGGAATCGGAAAAGCGACTTCGCACCATCGTCGATTACATTAAAGCCAAAAAAGAAGAATCGGGTATCCAACTGCTCTGGGGAACCGCTAATTGTTTTTCGAATCCCCGCTACATGAACGGCGCAGCCACCAATCCTGATTTTGATGTGGTCGCCCGTGCCGGCGGTCAGGTAAAACTGGCCCTGGATGCGACGATGGAGTTGGATGGCGAGAATTATGTCTTCTGGGGCGGACGGGAAGGCTATATGTCCCTGTTGAACACCGACCTGGGAAGAGAACAGGATCATATGGCTCAATTTTTAACCATGGCTAGGGACTACGCCCGGGGACAAGGTTTTAAGGGTACTTTCTTTATCGAACCTAAGCCCATGGAACCTATGAAGCATCAATACGATTTTGATGCAACTACCGCCATCGGCTTTCTTAAGGAGTACGGCCTGGACTCCGATTTTAAGTTAAATATTGAAGTGAATCATGCGACCCTGGCCCAACATACCTTTCAACATGAACTGGCAGTCGCTGCCAAAGCCGGCATGCTGGGAAGTATAGACGCCAACCGCGGAGATTACCAAAACGGTTGGGATACCGACCAGTTTCCAAACAATATTCAAGAAACTACGGAAGCCATGTTGATCTTCTTAGAAGCAGGAGGATTACAAGGCGGCGGCGTAAATTTTGATGCCAAAATCAGAAGGAACAGTACCGATCTGGAAGATATTTTTTACGCGCATATCGGTGGGGCCGATACCTTTGCCAGAGCCCTGCTCGCCGCAGACCGTATCCTAAGCTCCTCAGCCTATAAAGCACTTCGACAAAAGCGCTACAGCAGTTTTGACAGTGGAACGGGGAAAGCCTTTGAAGAAGGTAAATTGAATTTGAAAGACCTTTATGACATCGCCAAAGACCAGGGTGAGGTGGCACTACGCAGTGGCAAACAAGAACTGTTTGAAAATATCATCAACCAGCACCTCTGA
- a CDS encoding FGGY family carbohydrate kinase, whose amino-acid sequence MYYLGYDIGSSSVKVALVSAETGESLGALHEPPGEMEIHSPQPGWAEQDPELWWELVCKATKRILNESGISSEQISAIGIAYQMHGLVVVDPDGQPLRPAIIWCDSRAVSIGNQALNDLGQDYCRDHLLNAPGNFTASKLKWVQQHEPAIYARIHHYMLPGDYIAYRLTGQYSTTRNGLSEGTLWDYKQNQIATELLDYYGINTMLTPPLVNNFEDQGTVHQQAAEASGLPAGIPVRYRSGDQPNNALSLNILKPGEVAITGGTSGVIYAVSDHLQPQEISKVNQFAHVNHTPDQQMIGRLLNINGAGIQYRWLKKTFQVESYAVMNEEAARIPVGSDGLITLPFGNGAERMFSNRRLGSQWANLDFNRHHQGHLCRSALEGIAFAFVYGMELLKKDQTQIAVIRTGNDNLFRSSLFAETVATLIGHDIEIYNTTGAVGAARAAGITNGDFDAFSDQISRNDLVTTVRPLAQKKPYQEAYARWKICLSKHLNT is encoded by the coding sequence TTGTACTACCTGGGATATGACATCGGCAGCTCTTCTGTCAAAGTAGCGCTAGTCTCTGCAGAGACCGGAGAAAGCCTGGGCGCTCTACACGAACCTCCGGGAGAAATGGAGATCCACTCCCCTCAACCGGGATGGGCTGAGCAAGATCCCGAGCTTTGGTGGGAACTGGTCTGCAAGGCTACTAAGCGCATTTTAAATGAAAGCGGGATTTCAAGCGAACAAATCAGCGCAATTGGAATTGCCTACCAAATGCACGGCCTGGTCGTGGTTGACCCCGATGGCCAGCCACTGCGCCCCGCCATCATTTGGTGCGACAGTCGGGCGGTCTCCATAGGAAATCAAGCATTAAACGACCTGGGCCAGGACTACTGCCGCGATCATCTCCTCAATGCACCCGGAAATTTTACGGCATCTAAGCTGAAATGGGTCCAGCAGCACGAGCCGGCGATTTATGCCCGTATCCATCACTATATGCTGCCCGGCGATTATATCGCTTATCGCCTCACGGGTCAATACTCGACCACCCGCAACGGACTTTCGGAAGGCACTTTATGGGACTATAAACAAAACCAGATCGCAACGGAATTACTGGATTATTACGGCATCAATACCATGCTGACTCCGCCGCTGGTCAATAATTTCGAAGATCAGGGTACAGTTCATCAACAAGCGGCCGAGGCCAGCGGACTTCCAGCCGGAATTCCCGTACGCTACCGCTCCGGTGATCAACCCAACAATGCGCTGTCATTGAATATCTTAAAGCCGGGCGAGGTGGCCATCACCGGAGGGACCTCGGGGGTTATTTATGCTGTGAGCGATCATCTGCAACCTCAGGAAATCTCAAAAGTCAACCAGTTTGCCCACGTCAATCATACGCCAGACCAACAAATGATTGGCCGACTCTTAAATATTAACGGAGCAGGGATTCAATACCGGTGGCTTAAAAAAACGTTTCAGGTGGAGTCCTATGCTGTCATGAATGAAGAAGCTGCTAGGATTCCGGTAGGGTCAGACGGCTTAATCACGCTCCCTTTCGGGAATGGGGCCGAACGCATGTTCTCTAATCGTCGGCTCGGAAGTCAATGGGCGAACCTCGATTTTAATCGTCATCATCAGGGGCATCTATGTCGGTCTGCCTTGGAAGGAATTGCTTTTGCCTTTGTCTATGGTATGGAGCTCTTAAAAAAAGACCAAACGCAGATAGCAGTGATTCGCACGGGGAATGATAACCTATTCCGTTCAAGCCTCTTCGCGGAGACCGTCGCAACGCTCATTGGACACGATATAGAAATTTACAATACCACAGGAGCCGTTGGAGCCGCTCGTGCAGCAGGGATTACCAATGGTGATTTTGATGCGTTTAGCGATCAGATCAGTAGGAATGATTTAGTAACAACTGTTCGTCCGCTAGCGCAAAAGAAACCGTATCAGGAGGCTTATGCCCGTTGGAAAATATGCCTCAGTAAACACTTAAACACCTAA
- a CDS encoding CIA30 family protein — MPKVFTLLFILTLMGSAIQLLYDFNASSDIKDWNIVNDTVMGGRSNSDISLTSDGHALFEGHVSLANNGGFCSIQYDVAPTAVKDNKHVVIRLKGDGKDYQFRIKGDRDTYYSYIATFATSGQWEEISIPLASMEPSFRGRKLDLPNFNGDQIEQIVFLIGNKKEQDFTLLIDRLELRP, encoded by the coding sequence ATGCCTAAAGTCTTCACTTTATTATTTATCCTTACGCTGATGGGGTCTGCCATACAACTGCTTTATGATTTTAATGCTTCTTCCGATATCAAAGACTGGAACATCGTAAATGATACGGTCATGGGAGGGCGTTCGAACAGCGATATTTCGTTGACCAGTGATGGCCACGCCCTTTTCGAGGGGCACGTCTCTTTGGCCAACAATGGCGGTTTCTGCAGCATTCAGTATGATGTAGCGCCAACCGCCGTAAAGGACAACAAGCATGTGGTCATTCGTCTTAAAGGTGATGGTAAAGACTATCAGTTCAGAATCAAAGGAGACCGAGATACTTATTATTCCTACATCGCTACCTTCGCTACCTCAGGTCAATGGGAAGAAATTAGCATTCCGCTAGCCTCCATGGAGCCTTCCTTCCGGGGTCGAAAACTCGATCTTCCCAATTTCAATGGTGATCAGATCGAACAGATCGTTTTTCTTATCGGAAACAAAAAGGAACAGGATTTTACGCTGCTTATCGATCGGCTGGAACTGCGCCCGTAA
- a CDS encoding M28 family peptidase: protein MIEVASFQDGLWDRVKHALEGSVEIPTAQDDKDPFLHLWVESSPALLMAMEKQSVPLSITTDGIHEEMIETQNVVGFLEGTDPDLKEQYLMYSAHYDHVGIGEPDATGDSIYNGARDNAIGTTAVLSMAENLGKYPTKRSAFFIFFTAEEKGLLGSRYYVENPLFPLKNIVYGFNTDGGGYNNTDLATIIGLGRTTAAKHMIEGAKTFGLKAIDDPAPEQGLFDRSDNVSFAKAGVPAPTYSTGFDAFDDEIFKYYHQASDEADSLDYDYLLKFFRGYVLSGRLIANDPETPFWVKDDKYEAAGNELYQRNKTVKQ from the coding sequence TTGATTGAAGTAGCTTCCTTCCAAGACGGTCTATGGGACCGGGTCAAGCATGCTCTGGAAGGAAGTGTAGAAATACCCACTGCACAAGATGATAAGGATCCTTTTCTTCATCTGTGGGTGGAAAGTAGTCCGGCCCTACTGATGGCTATGGAAAAACAGTCTGTGCCTCTTTCCATCACTACGGATGGTATCCATGAGGAAATGATTGAAACTCAAAATGTGGTGGGTTTTTTGGAAGGAACTGACCCCGACTTAAAAGAGCAATACCTGATGTATTCTGCCCACTATGACCACGTAGGCATAGGGGAACCTGATGCTACCGGAGACAGCATTTACAATGGCGCCAGAGACAATGCCATAGGGACCACCGCTGTGTTGAGCATGGCCGAGAACTTAGGAAAATACCCCACCAAACGCTCTGCATTTTTCATCTTCTTTACCGCCGAGGAAAAAGGACTTTTAGGCAGTCGTTATTACGTAGAAAATCCGCTCTTCCCGTTAAAAAATATCGTTTATGGTTTTAATACAGATGGCGGCGGATACAACAACACCGACCTGGCGACCATCATCGGTTTAGGACGTACCACCGCTGCAAAGCACATGATCGAAGGGGCTAAAACATTCGGTCTTAAGGCCATTGACGACCCGGCTCCGGAACAAGGGTTATTTGACCGTAGTGATAATGTCAGTTTCGCGAAAGCGGGAGTACCGGCGCCCACCTACTCCACCGGTTTCGATGCTTTTGATGATGAGATCTTTAAGTACTACCACCAGGCCAGCGATGAAGCCGATTCTTTGGATTATGACTATTTACTGAAATTCTTTAGAGGCTATGTACTCTCCGGCCGACTTATCGCCAATGATCCAGAAACCCCTTTTTGGGTCAAAGACGATAAATACGAAGCAGCCGGTAATGAGCTTTACCAGAGAAATAAAACCGTCAAGCAATAA